AATATAGAGGTTCACAAGCTCACAAATGATCCGCGCATCATCCCGCATATCGGTAAATTTATCAGAAAATATTCAATAGACGAGCTGCCTCAGCTATTCAATGTTCTGAATGGAGATATGAGTCTGGTGGGGCCCAGGCCCTGTCTGCAATATGAAATGGAGCAATATAAGCCCTGGCATAAAGCCCGCTTTGATGCTCTCCCGGGAATTACCGGTCTGTGGCAGGTATCAGGCCGCAACCGCATTACATTTGATGAAATGGTCCGTCTGGATATTTCATATCTTCAGAATTGGAGTTTTGAAAAAGATATAATAATTTTGCTAAAAACACCTTTTGTAGTCTTGTTCGACAAAGCCTATTAGCGGCTGTAACGATCGCGAAATTAGATCTTTTGTGTTTCAGCACCTTTTGGGATAAAAAAGATCACATGGAGGCTAAATTATGATCAGAGTCGGCGTAATAGGCTGTGGTTATTGGGGACCAAATTTAATAAGAAATTTTGCTCAAATTGGTTCTTCTGAAATGGTGATGGCCGCTGATCTGGATGAAAATCGATTAAAGCATATAGAGTCTCTCTATCCGGCAATAAAGACCTCAACGGATTACAGGGATATCGTTAACAGCCCGGAAATAGATGCTGTTGCAATTGCAACACCTGTGTTCACCCACAAAAAGTTTGCAATTGAGGCCATGGAGCAGGGTAAACACGTCCTTGTAGAGAAACCCATGGCTTCCTCTGCTGCTGATGCTCAAGCAATGATAGAGACTTCCGAGAAACAAGGCGTCTGTTTAATGGTGGGCCATACGTTTGAGTATCATCCTGCCGTTATAAAAGTTAAGGAGATAATCGATTCAGGGGAATTGGGTGATATATACTATATTAATTCTCAGCGATTGAATTTAGGCCTTTTCCAGCCGGATATCAATGTGGTATGGGATCTGGCCCCCCATGACATTTCCATAATTCTTTATTTGATTGGCAAAGAGCCCGAGTTTAT
This Candidatus Desulfatibia profunda DNA region includes the following protein-coding sequences:
- a CDS encoding Gfo/Idh/MocA family oxidoreductase, with the translated sequence MIRVGVIGCGYWGPNLIRNFAQIGSSEMVMAADLDENRLKHIESLYPAIKTSTDYRDIVNSPEIDAVAIATPVFTHKKFAIEAMEQGKHVLVEKPMASSAADAQAMIETSEKQGVCLMVGHTFEYHPAVIKVKEIIDSGELGDIYYINSQRLNLGLFQPDINVVWDLAPHDISIILYLIGKEPEFITTIGTSHINPDIQDVATLTMVFDNKMIAFIQSSWLDPNKVRKMTIVGSKKMLVYDDIEPNNKIWIGGMHLTPPTTTYSILGHG